One window of Bactrocera tryoni isolate S06 chromosome 2, CSIRO_BtryS06_freeze2, whole genome shotgun sequence genomic DNA carries:
- the LOC120768913 gene encoding uncharacterized protein LOC120768913, whose amino-acid sequence MRYSHWNPKFIRGNKHLLKFSSISNAESKPFQFETHLTVRSEKTYNKTDLPIEFKVSPESLLHLAARVVDALPLPDVYRWTNGDVCNWLKCLGYPHYEHTFRTNLITGRKLLLIDANALCAMNIKNFSDIKRLAKGIRQLFYFEMIKFMRRISLPPQQHYELYKLFQTRSGYAHLKRSDLWCQLKLLREKSKYPCHWDIIEHWLLRETRDRELFGALN is encoded by the exons ATGCGTTACTCCCACTGGAATCCGAAGTTTATTCGCGGAAATAAACATTTGCTCAAGTTTTCGTCAATATCGAATGCTGAAAGTAAACCATTTCAATTTGAAACTCATTTGACTGTGCGCAGCGAGAAAACATACAATAAAACGGATTTACCTATCGAATTCAAAGTCTCGCCGGAAAGTTTATTACACTTAGCCGCCAGAGTTGTAGATGCCTTGCCATTACCAGACGTCTATCGATGGACTAATGGGGACGTTTGTAATTGGTTAAAGTGCCTTGGTTATCCACATTACGAG CACACTTTTCGTACTAACTTAATCACAGGACGGAAGCTTCTGCTAATCGATGCCAATGCATTATGTGCaatgaacataaaaaatttcagcgATATCAAACGATTAGCAAAGGGCATACGTCAACTATTCTATTTCGAAATGATTAAATTTATGCGTCGTATATCATTGCCGCCACAACAGCATTACGAGCTCTACAAACTCTTTCAGACGAGGAGTGGTTATGCGCATTTAAAACGCTCCGATCTCTGGTGCCAATTGAAATTGTTGcgagaaaaatcaaaatatccgTGCCACTGGGATATAATCGAACACTGGCTGTTACGGGAGACGAGAGATAGAGAATTGTTTGGTGCCCtgaattga